TTATTTTCTTCAAATGACTTAATCTTCTCTCCTATAAATTTAAATCCAGTTAAAACATTTAATACTTCTACATTATTAGCTTTAGCAATATCTGCACCAAACTCAGAAGTAACTATAGTTTTTATAAGTGTAGAGTTTTCTTTTAACTCACCTTTTTCTTTTAATCCTTCTATTATATAGTCAGTTAAAAGTCCACCTATTTGGTTTCCAGTTAAAAGTGCATAATCTCCAGTAGTAGTCTTAACAGCTACACCAACTCTATCACAATCAGGGTCAGTTGCTATAACTAAATCAGCACCATTTCTTTTAGCTAATTCTATACCTCTACTTAGAGCTTTTTGTTCTTCTGGATTAGGATATTCTATTCCTGCAAAGTTAGGATCTGGATTTTCCTCTTCTTTAACGACTATTATATTTTCAAATCCAACTTCTGATAAAGCACGTCTTATTGGTTTATTACCAGTACCGCAAAGTGGAGTAAACACTATTTTAAATTCTTTTCCTACTTTTTCTATTAAATCTTTTCTTATAACTTGTTTTTTAACAGCTTCAATAAATTCAGTATCTGCTTTTTCATCTAATGTCACAACTAAATTTTTATTTTCCTCTGTTAATGTAGGTATTGTGCTATAATCATGTATACTGTTTATTTCTTCAGTTATAGCATTTGCAATATGTGGCATAACTTGAGCTCCATCTTCCCAGTATACTTTGTATCCATTATATTCTGGTGGATTGTGACTAGCAGTTATAACTATACCAGCTATAGTATTTAAGTTTCTAACTGCAAAAGATAATTCAGGAGTAGTTCTTAAAGAGTCAAATATATATGCTTTTATACCACAAGCCGCTAATGTATTTGCTGCTTCTATACAAAATTCTCTAGACATATGTCTATTATCGTGAGCTATTACAACACCTCTACTTTTTTCTTCTTCAGTAGTGTTCTTTATTATGTAATTAGCAAGACCAAAAGTAGCTCTTCTTACTGTATATATATTAATTCTATTAGTTCCAGCAGCTATAACACCTCTTAACCCTGCTGTACCAAACTCTAAATCCTTGTAAAATCTATCTTCAATTTCCTTTTCATTACCTTCTAAATTTAATAGTTCTTCCTTAGTTTCTTTGTCAAAGTATGGATTGTTTCTCCATTCTTTATACTTATCCATATAGTTCATTATAAAAATGCCCCCCTTAAATTACTTATATTTTGATAATATATATTTATGTATATTTTATACTGTTTTAATATTTTAGTAAAGATTACTTATATAGTCAATAATTTGTATTTGCTTTTAATTTAATATGTATATATCTATTGTTTGCCTTCCCCAGCTATATGCCTCTTTCTTACTTCCCATAAATATATCTATTTTATTCCCTTTTATAGCTCCACCGCAGTCTTCTGCAGTAAATGTCATATTAAATTTTGGAATATATACTTTTGTACCATAGGGTATTACGTTTGGATCAACAGCTATTGTTCCCCATTTAGGTTTTGTTCCTGTTGAAGTTATTGTGCCCGTTGCATAAGCTGTTGCAACAACACTCATTTGCCTAGAGTTACTTCCCCTTGAAGCTACCGTAATCTCTTCTTTTGTTCCCTTTTTTATAACTTTATCAGTTGGATTCTTTATTACTTTTTCTGATACTAAATTTTTCTCAACCAATTTCCCATCTTCATAAATTAGTTCATATGTAATTTCTTTTTCTCCATCTTTTCCTTCCTGATCTACTTTAGTTTCTCCTTTTGATAAGCTATCATCTTCATTTATAGTTATCTCAAACGGTACTTTCTCATATTCTTTTTGCTCTTTTATATCAATCTTTACTATATTTATTTGCATATAGTCTTTTAATTCATCATTTATATCAGGTGTTATCTTGTCATAATCATCGTATTCTATGCCTTTTTCATCTAATAGAGATTTTATATTTTTCTTAAATGATGATGTTATTATTTCTTTACCATTTACCGTTATTTTGATTTGTTCTTTTTTTAGTATCTGGTATGAAAACAATGATATTATCATTATTAAAACAGAAGATAAAAATACAACTATTTTATGTTTCTCCTTAATTTTCATATATCCTCCTTAAAAATCATATTATTTTCAAATTTATCTATTCAATAGCTTGTTTTTAAATATATATTAATAAATTAATAAAATATGTAATAAATTTGTAATGTATATATATGATAAAGAGAATAATAACTTTGCAATAAAATAATAAATAAATAAAAAAGCTATCTAAATATAGATAGCTTTTTTATTTATTTATTTTACTTATTTTCTGAAACTGAAGCACCATTAAATACTTCTTTATCTAACTTTTTAAGAGACTTACCAACTGTTACAGCTGTAGTGGTTGCACCATTTACATTTAACATTGTACGTCCCATATCAAGTATTGGATCTATTGCAAGTATTCCACCAGCTAGTGGGAAGTATGATCCGATACCTACCCCTGATAAAACTACTGAAACTGCCATTGTAGCTGTTCCTGGAAGTCCTGCTATACCTAACGAACTTATAGTTATAACAACTAAAAGCATAGCGTAGAAGCTCGCGTTCATTTCAATGTTAGCCATATTAGCTATTGTTACTGCCATTAATGCAGGGTATATACCAGCACATCCATTCATACCCATATTAGCGCCTAAACTTGCAGTGAAACTTGCAACACCTTCTTCAACACCTTGTTTATCAGTTAAAGCCTCTATTGTAACAGGTAATGTACCTAAACTTGATCTAGATGTAAACGCAAGAAGTAATGGTTCTGCAGCATTTTTTATATAAGTTATTGGATTTAATCCATTTATTGCTATTATTACTAAATGTACGATAAACATTATAGCAACTGATATGTATAATGCTACTACAAACTGAACAACAGATATCATAGATGCTAATCCGCGAGCTGTTATAGTATTAGCTAGTAAAGCAACTACTGCATACGGCATAAACTTAATTACTGTCATAGCAACTGAGACTATTATTTTATAGAATGCTTCTACTAAATCTATAAATGGCTTTATAATATCTAAATACTTTTTGCTTAGTCTCTTTACTGCAAGTCCTAAGAAAGTAGCAAATATTATTATAGCAACTATATTTCCATCAGCCATAGATGCAACAGGATTTGATGGTAGTAATCCTCTTAAAGTATCAACTAAAGGAGTTATTTCTCTAAGTTCTGTATCGGCTGTAGCTACTACATCCGTTCCTACCCCTAGTTTCATAACATTACCTACTACTATACCAACTATTGCAGCAAGTGCAGTTGTCATAAGTAACATTCCTAATGATTTAAATGTTAATCTTCCTAAATCATCACCTTCACCCATGTTTATGATAACTCTTAATATTGATACAAATACCATTGGAACAACTAACATCTTTAATAGATCCATAAATCCTGAACCAAATAATCCATACCATTTAGTAACTTCTTGTAACCAAGTAACCCCTGCTGGATCTTCTGGAAGTCCTGCTACTAATTGTATGATAACCCCTAATATAAGTCCTATTATTGTTGCATATATTGTTCTTGTAGAAAATTTAACTTTCTTCTTTTCGAACTGCTTAACAATAAAGAATGTTCCTATAAGTACAGCTATAAAAATAATAGTTTTTATATCTGTAATCATAAGGAATTGTGGAAAAAATGAACTCTCTCCCATTATAATATTCCTCCATGTATATGAAATTTTTACGTCAATCTTCTGACAAAACTATGATATATTATTAACATATTAAAGTCAATATATATTATATATATATTAGGTATTTTAACTAAATTTTATATGTATAATACTCATTTTTACTTTATTTTTCACTATATATTTTTTTACTTCTACTTTCTTTTTTAATCTTCTTTTTGATTTTCTTTTTTCTTATAGGTCTAGATTTTCTAATTAATGTTGACTCCACCTCTTCAGATGTTTCATCTGTACCAATATCTATACTAGCACTTTGAGCAGCTTGACTTTTAGCTAATCTTCCCTTTTTTATAAGTAATAGCGCTAGGTCACCAGATATCATTCCAAGAAAAGTTATTAGTATCTCTAAGTCTTCTACACTTACTTCTTCTGCTATTGCATATGATATTGTTGATGATAGTAAAACAAAATCTGCATAACTAAATCTGTTTAAACCTGTATTTACATTTTGAGAGGTATTATTAGAAGCGCCAGTACTAGCACTTGTGCTAGCTGTACTTGAACTAGTTTGGCGATTGTTACTATTAATATTCATAATAATCCTCCCTTCTTATTATTTACATTAGTAAATTATATGCAAGGTATTACAATACTTTCATAAAAAATTCGCTTGAGTTGATATGTGGGCGAAGCATTTTAAAACGAAATATGATCTAAATTATCTCCTGTAATAACTAATACATCTCCATCTTCTATAATTGTAACACCTTTAGGTACTATAGTTTTTCCTCTTCGCTTTATCATAAGTATTAGAATATCCTCTGATATATCTGCATCTGCAATACTTTTATTTACCAACTTACTATCAGAAGTAATATTTACTTCTATTAATTGTCTGTCTATATCACTTGCATAGTCATTAAATGTTTTTAATACTAAAGTATTATTATCAACTAAATCAAGTTTTTTAGCAAATTTAGGAAGTAATGTTCCTTGAATTGATACTGAAAATAGTGCTACGAAAAAAACAATATGAAAAATATCATAGGTCATATTAACACCATAAGTCGTTGCATATATAGCAAAAACTATAGATGCAGCTCCTCTTAACCCAACCCAAGAAATGAATAACTTTTCTTTTATTGAGTATTTAAACGGATGCAATGTTATAAATGTAGCTACTGGTCTTGCAACAAGAATCATA
The Romboutsia ilealis genome window above contains:
- a CDS encoding phospho-sugar mutase, with amino-acid sequence MNYMDKYKEWRNNPYFDKETKEELLNLEGNEKEIEDRFYKDLEFGTAGLRGVIAAGTNRINIYTVRRATFGLANYIIKNTTEEEKSRGVVIAHDNRHMSREFCIEAANTLAACGIKAYIFDSLRTTPELSFAVRNLNTIAGIVITASHNPPEYNGYKVYWEDGAQVMPHIANAITEEINSIHDYSTIPTLTEENKNLVVTLDEKADTEFIEAVKKQVIRKDLIEKVGKEFKIVFTPLCGTGNKPIRRALSEVGFENIIVVKEEENPDPNFAGIEYPNPEEQKALSRGIELAKRNGADLVIATDPDCDRVGVAVKTTTGDYALLTGNQIGGLLTDYIIEGLKEKGELKENSTLIKTIVTSEFGADIAKANNVEVLNVLTGFKFIGEKIKSFEENNNEKTYLFGYEESYGYLVGTHARDKDGVVASVLISEMAAYYYSKGMSLYEGLISLYEKYGFFKEKTISITLKGIEGLAKIKDIISYFRENKVSSMGDFKVVDMKDYSKGIDNLPKADVLKFFLEDGSWVAIRPSGTEPKLKFYIAVKGINENEATDKIDSINKYIDTTVNSLIIENKEATSKLYC
- a CDS encoding 3D domain-containing protein, with the translated sequence MKIKEKHKIVVFLSSVLIMIISLFSYQILKKEQIKITVNGKEIITSSFKKNIKSLLDEKGIEYDDYDKITPDINDELKDYMQINIVKIDIKEQKEYEKVPFEITINEDDSLSKGETKVDQEGKDGEKEITYELIYEDGKLVEKNLVSEKVIKNPTDKVIKKGTKEEITVASRGSNSRQMSVVATAYATGTITSTGTKPKWGTIAVDPNVIPYGTKVYIPKFNMTFTAEDCGGAIKGNKIDIFMGSKKEAYSWGRQTIDIYILN
- a CDS encoding cation:dicarboxylate symporter family transporter, with the protein product MGESSFFPQFLMITDIKTIIFIAVLIGTFFIVKQFEKKKVKFSTRTIYATIIGLILGVIIQLVAGLPEDPAGVTWLQEVTKWYGLFGSGFMDLLKMLVVPMVFVSILRVIINMGEGDDLGRLTFKSLGMLLMTTALAAIVGIVVGNVMKLGVGTDVVATADTELREITPLVDTLRGLLPSNPVASMADGNIVAIIIFATFLGLAVKRLSKKYLDIIKPFIDLVEAFYKIIVSVAMTVIKFMPYAVVALLANTITARGLASMISVVQFVVALYISVAIMFIVHLVIIAINGLNPITYIKNAAEPLLLAFTSRSSLGTLPVTIEALTDKQGVEEGVASFTASLGANMGMNGCAGIYPALMAVTIANMANIEMNASFYAMLLVVITISSLGIAGLPGTATMAVSVVLSGVGIGSYFPLAGGILAIDPILDMGRTMLNVNGATTTAVTVGKSLKKLDKEVFNGASVSENK